Below is a window of Candidatus Methanomethylicota archaeon DNA.
CTAAGCAGACTCACAAGCATGAACATACTATATGACCCATCAAAGAAGGGGGCTGAAATAAACATGAATAACATAGACTTAAATGTTCCAGTAAAGATATCGCTGGGGGCAGCGTCAAGGACATATACTGTGAAAGTACACGTGGAGAAATTATATGCATTATACGATTATGATGGATTCATAAAGCACTGTGAAGGGACACTATCAACACAAATAATAGTAATACAAGGTTCTTTAATATACGTTACAAGTGACATGATAAACTACAATTTCAAAATAACATCACAAACAATAAACCTTGGAAACATAGATGAATACATGCAAATACCAGCATTCATAATATCCATAGCAGCATTAATTGTTATATTAAGGAAGAGCCAAGAGCTATCACTAACAGTGGGGCAACCCAGAGAGCCAAGACTGCCAATACCAATATGAATTGTGATTATGGAAAAGTTTTCAAATAGAAGTTCATATAACAATTTGCGATCACAAATGATAATAACGAGACACATAGAATTAATTGATGGATCATTTTGCAACGTATATATCGTAAAAGATATTGATGGATACGTACTCATAGACGCTGGAAGTTCAGACAATACAATGAAAGTATTGGACTACATTAGAGGAAGAGGGCTAGGGGAGAAGAATTGCAAAGGAATAATAGTTACACATCACCATCGCGACCACATAGGATGCCTAGCGGAATTAAAGGAAACACTTAAAACAAAGGTTATAGCCCACAAATTGGAAACACCATACATAGATGGTAGAGTGAAAAGCCAGAGAACTGCAGGAGTTAAATATGTAAATGTAGACGTTGAAGTTGATGATGGAGACATCATATATGGAATGAGAGTCATACATACTCCAGGGCATACCCCTGGAAGCATATGCCTACATCACCAAGAGGATAAAGCTTTATTCGTGGGGGATTTAATAGTGAATGAAAATAACGTTTTAATGGAAATACCAACACATTACTCCATGAATCCAGATCAAAATAGAGAATCAATAGAAAAGATATATAGGGAATTGGATTTTGAAATTGCATTACCAAGTCATGGACAACCAATAACATCAAAAGCTAGGGAAAGGATTGGGGAATTAATCAAAACGTTTAAGCAAACTACCTCCTACTAACAACATTCAAACTCAACACGCCCAAACCAAGCAATGAAAGAACAATTCCACATAGGTATAGGAGGAGCTGGAATAAACCCATAACCAGTGGTGGGAAGTAGCCTCTAAAAGTTGTGGATAAATAGATGCCCAATGGGGAGAAGGATATTAGTATGCCAATGAATAATGCAAATACTCCAGAGGAAATTAATGCTATGCCAAAACTCCTCCTTGGAAGAGCACTTTTAAGGGAAGCCTCCCTAACATCCATGGGTACTATACTTGGGAATGCTGTGGAAATTATTCGTATCAATGGAGGTGTGATTAGTAGAACGAATGGTAGCATGGTTATGAACCAGAAGAGGGTTAACCCAAGTGATAAGATTGTTAGAGATTCAAATGGCATTATAAGGGCTTGAGCGAAAAGAAACTTATATACAAATATGTATAGGAAAGCTGTAATTATGTTTCCAATAATTAAGGCGACATTTGAAGCTAGAATAAACTTCTCCCAACTAAATTTTCTATGGGCAATATAGCCGAAAATTGAGAAACCTATAAAATTCCCGGGGACAGCTGCGATAAGACTACCCATATAAAGCGTGCCATGCTTAACGGAATCACATATAAG
It encodes the following:
- a CDS encoding MBL fold metallo-hydrolase, yielding MIITRHIELIDGSFCNVYIVKDIDGYVLIDAGSSDNTMKVLDYIRGRGLGEKNCKGIIVTHHHRDHIGCLAELKETLKTKVIAHKLETPYIDGRVKSQRTAGVKYVNVDVEVDDGDIIYGMRVIHTPGHTPGSICLHHQEDKALFVGDLIVNENNVLMEIPTHYSMNPDQNRESIEKIYRELDFEIALPSHGQPITSKARERIGELIKTFKQTTSY
- a CDS encoding ECF transporter S component, with protein sequence MSAIDAPQRIPYSLKIVLTSLCAALYAIGSYFTAYIQSPWGMGQFRPAVVIPALFATLFGPWVAGVGAAIGTLICDSVKHGTLYMGSLIAAVPGNFIGFSIFGYIAHRKFSWEKFILASNVALIIGNIITAFLYIFVYKFLFAQALIMPFESLTILSLGLTLFWFITMLPFVLLITPPLIRIISTAFPSIVPMDVREASLKSALPRRSFGIALISSGVFALFIGILISFSPLGIYLSTTFRGYFPPLVMGLFQLLLYLCGIVLSLLGLGVLSLNVVSRR